One region of Halomonas huangheensis genomic DNA includes:
- the galU gene encoding UTP--glucose-1-phosphate uridylyltransferase GalU: MIRKAVLPVAGFGTRCLPASKAIPKEMITIVDRPVIQYVVQEAVAAGIRDIVLVTHGTKSAIENHFDKHFELEASLEAKGKTELLEELRAIVPADVNIISVRQPEPLGLGHAVLCARPVVGDEEPFVVLLPDVLVDDEGLSRNDLAGMISAYEKTGRAQLMVEEVPRELVHKYGIVAPRGDEPAPGQSCELNGVVEKPAVEDAPSTLSVIGRYVLPGRIFPMLAETAPGAGNEIQLTDAIEQLRQEAGVDAYRMQGKTFDCGHQLGYLEAILAYGRRHPRYGTGFVELLQQYAAEED; this comes from the coding sequence ATGATTCGCAAGGCCGTCCTCCCCGTCGCTGGTTTCGGTACTCGCTGTCTGCCGGCATCCAAGGCGATTCCGAAGGAAATGATCACGATCGTTGACCGGCCAGTGATTCAGTACGTTGTCCAGGAAGCCGTAGCCGCCGGTATTCGGGATATCGTTCTGGTGACACATGGCACCAAGAGCGCGATCGAGAACCACTTCGACAAGCATTTTGAGTTGGAAGCCAGCCTCGAGGCCAAGGGCAAGACCGAGTTGCTTGAGGAACTGCGCGCCATAGTCCCCGCCGATGTCAATATCATCAGTGTCCGTCAGCCTGAGCCGCTGGGCCTTGGCCATGCGGTGCTCTGTGCACGTCCGGTGGTGGGCGATGAAGAGCCCTTTGTGGTATTGCTGCCCGACGTGCTGGTCGACGACGAGGGACTGTCACGCAACGATCTCGCTGGCATGATCAGCGCCTACGAGAAAACCGGTCGCGCCCAATTGATGGTTGAGGAAGTGCCGCGTGAACTGGTCCACAAGTACGGTATCGTTGCTCCCCGAGGTGATGAGCCGGCTCCGGGTCAATCCTGTGAACTCAACGGGGTCGTCGAGAAGCCCGCGGTAGAGGATGCTCCCTCGACGCTATCGGTAATCGGTCGCTATGTCTTGCCGGGGCGCATTTTCCCGATGCTGGCTGAAACTGCGCCAGGCGCCGGCAATGAGATCCAGTTGACCGATGCTATTGAGCAATTGCGTCAGGAAGCTGGGGTCGACGCCTACCGGATGCAGGGCAAGACCTTCGACTGTGGTCACCAGTTGGGTTATCTCGAAGCCATTCTGGCCTACGGTCGTCGTCATCCGCGCTATGGTACTGGCTTCGTTGAGTTGCTCCAGCAATACGCTGCTGAAGAGGACTGA
- the ubiG gene encoding bifunctional 2-polyprenyl-6-hydroxyphenol methylase/3-demethylubiquinol 3-O-methyltransferase UbiG, protein MTVSNMRTDNVDHSEIDKFSALADRWWDREGEFKPLHEINPLRLDFIDARANIAGRKVLDVGCGGGILAESMAHRGAKVTGIDLSEAALEAGRRHAESQSIEVDYRLVSVEQLAEEMPQQFDVVTCMEMLEHVPNPESVIKACLRLLKPGGHLMLSTINRNPKAYALAILGAEYLLGMVPRGTHDYARFIRPSELALWCRNAGARVYEQSGLVYNPLTRRFRLDKKDVAVNYLMHTRREVE, encoded by the coding sequence ATGACTGTATCGAACATGCGTACTGACAACGTTGACCACAGCGAGATCGACAAGTTCTCTGCGTTAGCGGATCGCTGGTGGGATCGTGAAGGTGAGTTCAAACCACTCCATGAGATCAACCCCCTGCGCCTCGACTTCATCGATGCCCGCGCCAACATTGCAGGCCGCAAGGTATTGGATGTGGGTTGTGGTGGCGGAATTCTGGCCGAATCCATGGCCCATCGTGGCGCGAAAGTCACTGGTATTGATCTATCGGAAGCAGCTTTGGAGGCTGGTCGTCGTCATGCCGAAAGCCAGAGCATCGAGGTTGATTATCGCCTGGTCAGTGTCGAGCAATTGGCCGAGGAAATGCCGCAGCAATTCGATGTCGTGACTTGCATGGAAATGCTTGAGCATGTCCCGAATCCCGAATCGGTCATCAAGGCCTGTCTACGCCTGCTCAAACCCGGTGGCCACCTGATGCTGTCAACGATCAACCGCAACCCCAAAGCCTATGCATTGGCCATTCTGGGGGCTGAATACCTACTTGGTATGGTGCCGCGCGGCACTCATGATTATGCGCGCTTCATCCGCCCCTCGGAGCTGGCACTCTGGTGTCGCAATGCCGGGGCACGGGTATATGAGCAGAGTGGCCTGGTCTATAACCCACTGACTCGCCGTTTCCGCCTTGACAAGAAAGATGTCGCGGTCAACTACTTGATGCATACCCGCAGGGAGGTCGAATGA
- a CDS encoding HAD-IA family hydrolase, giving the protein MTTQASPRALLFDLDGTLVDTAPDLARATNALRQHHGLTELSYAHIRAQVSNGGSALVKLALGLEVDDPGHQQARQFLLDAYGQSVAAESQIFAPLERLLEHWSREGRCWGIVTNKPRIYAEPLVAALELTPEALLCADDLPLRKPHPEPLWEAARRMNVTAEECWYIGDHVRDMEAARAAGMAAIAVGYGYIAENDDYRQWPADQWFDSTEALVEALLPSSSRITA; this is encoded by the coding sequence ATGACGACACAGGCCTCGCCACGAGCACTGCTTTTCGATCTTGATGGAACACTGGTGGATACCGCGCCGGACCTGGCGAGGGCCACCAACGCCCTGCGACAGCATCATGGTCTGACAGAGCTGTCCTACGCGCATATTCGCGCTCAGGTATCCAATGGTGGCAGCGCGCTGGTGAAACTGGCGCTGGGGCTGGAAGTTGATGACCCAGGCCACCAGCAGGCACGACAGTTTCTGCTCGACGCCTATGGCCAGTCTGTTGCCGCTGAAAGTCAGATCTTTGCCCCGCTGGAGCGACTGTTGGAACACTGGAGCCGCGAAGGACGTTGTTGGGGCATCGTGACCAACAAGCCCCGTATTTATGCAGAGCCGCTGGTGGCAGCTCTTGAACTTACCCCCGAGGCCCTGTTGTGTGCCGATGACCTGCCGTTGCGCAAGCCACACCCGGAACCGCTATGGGAAGCGGCTCGACGGATGAACGTGACGGCTGAGGAGTGCTGGTATATCGGTGATCATGTCCGCGATATGGAAGCGGCACGTGCTGCCGGCATGGCTGCCATTGCAGTGGGTTACGGCTATATCGCCGAAAATGATGATTATCGACAGTGGCCAGCCGATCAGTGGTTTGACAGTACTGAGGCACTGGTTGAGGCACTACTACCCTCTTCTTCTCGGATCACTGCCTGA